The nucleotide sequence TTTACTATGTAGAGCAACAGCGAAACAAACTTAAGACTGCCATCTAGTGGACGTTTATTTTGATCTATTAAATAATGAAGTTTGGTGGGCCACATTCGTCTCTTGTTTACACCAATGGAGCTCCAGTAAAGTCAGTGGGTAGAACTGAAAAGAGAATTTGTTCTAGGGTATTTATTTTGTGGTCAGTAAGTCCTgcggatttaaaaattgtcaatgtaTAACAGATACAAACTATACAGCAACCATCAGTACTGGATCTGAGTTTGCAATAGGGCAGAGGAACTAGCCAGGTTTTTACCAATATACAGAATTATAATTTCATTTTGAAGTAAGAAAGCAAGCATTCCCTCATTTTAGAGAAGCATGATATGTGTTACTCCAGTAAAATTACTGAGTTCAGGAAGTGGATATAGAAAGGTATTCCTGCTAAACAACATGCAATGCAACAGATACCGATGAACCACACATCAATGACCACTGTGGCTACATTCTGGTCTTGTTAGAGCATCAACCTAGCAGGTGAAGAGACATTTTCTAAGGGAAACAATAAATAAAAGAGAGAATGGTTTGATTAAACTATGTTTTGTAAGGGGCATCTACTGGATGCTGTCTTACCAATATTATGGGCAACTCTgtatgtgaggtttcagagtaactgaaTGTATCTGTATgtgagaaaacagaaaataaagagtGGAGAAGAACTACAGGGTCAACAAATTATTCTTCCACTGAGACAGATAAGCTTTTGAAATTAAGTCAAAAGATAGCCACATGTTAAAATTTGGAAGAGGACAGATTCAACTGTCTTGCAAGAGTTCCTTCCCCTTCGCTCCTTGATAAAGTCTTCATTAACATATCCCATGCTACTACTCTAAGCCATGAGATTTttgcagaaaaataaataaattcttacCTTGAAATTGTGGTTTAACTTCCCATGATTCTGATGCAAACCCACCAAAGATATATCCATCCAAGTCCTTTAAGATCAATATACAGGGACCCTTGTTTATGATTTGCCCACAGAGCTGTGAAAAACTTTCTCCGTGAACCCgagaagaaaacaaaagcctCCACTTGTGCTGTAGCTCCGAGGGCAGATGGGAGTTGATGTATATGATGGATGGGATGTCAAGAAGACTAACAAATCCACTTCCTTTGATGCCCTTGCACTTTGGAATCAAATTGACTATGTTGTTAGCCTGATCTGGGAGTGAATGCAGGACAAGGAGCCCCTGCCTGATGATAACACTGAGGAAAGTAGAGATCAGTGGCACTTGGAACACCCAGTTCGCAATGGTACTTTGATCACACATGGCATCCATGAGAGGAGGTCCCGCAAGTTTCTTCCTATCTACACAATAAACACATTAACACAAGATAACTTGTACATTTCTCACAAGGGATCTGCAAAGCTGCCTATAGCATCCAAGTCTATATCTTCCCCTAAGTATATAATTACTTGCCTTCTAATTTTTTATGGTGGAAACACTTATTCACATTTGTTCATTATTTGAACAAATAATGAATGGCAAATGGAAGGAGCCAATACTGTCCGCAAGATTAAGTAAACATATGCGTTGGAAAGGGGCACAGTTCTTGGTAACTTGGGACATCCTCTAGCTGTATTGGAAAGATGGTTGAGAAATATGATGTCTCAGTTACAACGTATCAGATGGCTTCTACAAGATGAAAGATCTAATACCATGGCATAGCAAAGCATAGTCTCGTTCATCAAACATAAGCAAAGACTGCCATAAAGGGATATAAATGCACCAAAACACCAATCAACTCTAAGCCAAGTAATTCTACAATGGTGACGAGGCCTAATGAGATAAAACACGTAGCTATAAATCTGCATGACTACAAATTAGATTGAATAGGGAATTCAAATCCAAACTGTTCCCAAATTCCATCAGGAAGGGTAGGTGGGTAATTAAAATCCCCAGATCTGAATTCAACCCTCTCGTTTTGGTTCTTGATCTGAATTTCTAACTCCAGGTCAGAGAGCGCAAATATCTTGCAAGAACAGCTGATTCTGCAATACTTACACCATTCTGACATAAATTTTTTCAGTATTTTCCTTACCTTCAAGTTTCAGTTCTGATAACAGCTGAGAAGCCAGAACCTTTACTCCACTGGTAGGATCTTGTGTCTTCCCCAGATTCCAGCCCTTCAGCAGATTCCTGTAGCTCAGTACATGAACTACAGAGGTGATCACATCCTCTGTGAACTTAAAGGGCATAACATTGCCATTACAACCTTAATtccatatttaaaagaaaactgccAAGAACACCGCAAAGCACCCCACAAGGGCATTAATCAGTGCTTATCGCAGTGACCTGGGTGAAATGGACGTCATTGCCATACGTAAATATTATGAATAACACCTGTCTGCTATAGTGAAATGTCATAAataatcataggtttcagagtagcagccgtgttagtctgtatccgcaaaaacaaaaggaggacttgtggcaccttagagactaacgaatttatttgagcatgtagctcacgaaagcttatgctcagataaataaTCATAGTTCACATTTGTTAAGCGCCTTTCACGCAACGACCTCAAGTATAAATCTTAATTCTCAAACATCCTTCCATGGTAACTTTTACACATGGGTTAACTGAGAAGAAACAGAAGGTCAGAGAGTGTAATTTACAATCTAGCCCATATTGGGGGTGAAGTGGAGCTACACTGCCCCCAGAGGAACTTGGGGTGCTTGGGCTGCATCATCCCTTTTGTTTGTGCAGCTTGTTCTCCCTTTGGGCTATTCTACAGCCCCTTTGGGTGTATGAACCCTGAGTGTGCCTTGAGGGGGCAGTCTATATGCTCCTCCCAGTGCAGCCGCAGACTCTTGAGACACGTTCACAGGGAACAGAGAGGAAAAAGCCTATGTACTTCCATCCCCACTGGACACCTGCACTACTGCCATAcgcaatctggccctaaaatgatttgcccaaggtcagagtGAGCGAGTGGCTAAgctaggaaaagaacccaggagtcctgaatcccagcccGGTACTCTAACCACTACCTCCCCAaaacatttaagaaaacaaaaacaaaaatacacacaaatgATCTTTTCCTTTACCTCTTGGATTTGTTTTCCCTTCACAGGCCCTTCGGTACTAGATATCATTCTCATTATTATGCTACTCTTCTCCTCTACGTTGCCTTTTAAAAGGGCTGACATAAAAATTATGAACTGCTCCTTAACAATCTGTTCACTTGACCCCGATGACTTCCCAGTCAGGTCAACACTTTTCATTCCACTGTATAGCCTAAAGGTCATTTGCTCCGGTAATGCTTCCTGGACACGGGCCTGTCAGAGAAAGAAGAGTTAAGGACAGATTTTTAACTAGGAAAAACAAGACTTCTATACGCCGCTAAAACAGTCCAGCTGATCTGTGCCTAGGTTTACTGGTTAGGAACTGAATATCCCACTATCTAATATGTattagagcagggattggcaacctttggcacagggCCGGTTTgagggaagcggcgtgggccaagggatttgCTGGcccccacttcccacagcccccattggcctgggacagtgaaccacagccagtgggagctgcgactGGCCGAACCTGagaacgcggcaggtaaacaaacctgcccagcccgccagggggcttaccctggcgggccgtgggccaaaggttgccgatccctttATTAGGGTGAAACCTTCACAGAGGATCACTTCTCAAAGAGGCAGTCCCCATCTTCATCAACTACTTTATAGTATCCCCAAGGTTTCCAGTAGAATTTTGTAAGACCTTTAGTTACTTAGAACTTAATAAGCCAtaggttcaaaacaaacaaacagaaatacttcttcacacaacacacagtcaacccgtggaacttgttgccaggggatgttgtgaaggccaagagtataactgtggtaaaaaaaagaattagataagttcatgtaggataggtccatcaattgctatttaGCCAAGAGGGtaagggatacaaccccatgctctgggagtccctaaacctccaactgacagaagctaggactggaagacaggggatggatccctcaaaaatgccctgttctgttcattccctctgaagcatctggcacaggccactctcagagacaggatgctgacctggacggaccattggtctgacccattatggtcgttcttatgtaaAGGCCAGGGTAATTTTATAGTACCTATCTTAAACTTGAACTtgtaaaaagttaaaaatatgcAAGTGAAGGATTTCTATAAGAAAACACTGTTTCAAAGATCTGTAGCTCAGTTAGTCAGAACAAAGTTCTGAATGTATTATGCCAGTTTAAGATGCTTCTTTTTGGAAATATAGCTCACAAATGCATTTAAAGAAATAGGTAAGTGAAATTCCCACCCCCTTCATTTTGCCTCTTAGAAACCAAATGCAGACAAGATAATTAACTCTGAAAAGTAACTACAATGCATGTATAGTAACTACCTgtagaagtttcagagtagcagccgtgttagtctgtattcgcaaaaagaaaaggagtacttgtggcaccttagagactaaccaatttatttgagcataagctttcgtgagctacagctcacttcatcggatgcattcagtggaatatacagtgggaagatttatatacatagagaacatgaaacaatgggtgttacctctcctgctggtaatagctcaccttaagtgatcactctggttacagtatgtatggtaacacccattgtttcatgttctctatgtatataaatctccccactgtattttccactgaatgcatccgatgaagtgagctgtagctcacgaaagcttatgctcaaataaattggttagtctctaaggtgccacaagtaccccttttctttttacctgtagAAGGATTTTTACTCTGCACAGCAATAGCCAATTCAATCAGTGGGCCAAATCTAGTTCACCTTACTCATGTAAAGAGTCCCACTGATGCTGGACAACAGAAATCAAAGGGACTTATCATGAGAGTAAGATTTGGATTACTGTCTAATTTCTATCCAGCTTAATACAATATATCATAGACATACAATATTAAAGGAGATCTCCGGCTCTTGACTTGAGAAGCTTTCATAGTATATAAAATAactaaaggattttaaaataaagtatacaaaatatatacatacactgGAACAGAATGTGATTACATAGCataacacaggggtgggcaaactacagcccgcgggccacttGCTGCCTGTGGGACATTTTttatctggccctcaagctccggccaggggagcggggtcgggggcttgccgcGCTCCGGCTGGGGGAGCGAGACCAGGGGCTTGCCATGCTctgcccagagctcccagcccccacctcagTGATTAGCAGTTCATTTTGAGCACCATCTTCTGGGAAGATTCTTCTGGCACGCAAAACGCCACATTGCACAGGCCTGACTTCACCACCCCTACACAGCAGCATGCCAAATCCCCTCCCGGTTTCCTTTGGCCCCACCCTCGAGAGCCTCGAGTGGAGGGAAACCGTCAAGGGGCCGCAGATGCTCCCGTCCTAGCTTGGGGGCCTCCACATGTGGCACAGCTGCCTTGGTGTGACACTGCCAACAGGGCCCCTAGGAGTCCCTGGTACCGCCCTATGGAGCCCTCCGTGCGCCACACCTCATGAGTCCTCTCGCCACACTGCGGCAACATCCCTTACTATATACAAACTTTTAACGAACACAACAGCACAAACAGAACTCAAAGTATAACAGTAAGAACATTTTTGGGAGGAGGCTGGGGCATAAAGTTACAGGTGAGTTTACGCCTGCCTCTTCTTGTCCACATGGGTTCTGGGACAGAGTGCCATGGCTGAAAATTGTCAGAGGCATTGACACCCGACAAATCCAGGCTAGAGAGAGGGCCCAGTTTTTTTCACAGTGCATGCCACCTTGTAAAACAGCAGTCTGAAATAAGGGCAGCAGTTaggattttcttttccctttcaaaaatgagtgctacaaaaaaaagaaaagtggacAGTGAATGTCGGGTTTTCAACAAAGAAtggaatgcaaaatattttctcaCAAACGTGAACTCGAAGGCTGTATGCCTGATTTGTCAGGAGAGCATCGTGGTGTTCAAGGAGCACAATTTGAATCgccatttttcaatgaaacatcCTAATTATGCCAGCAATTTAACAACTGAGGAAAGGGCAAGAAAAGCTGAGAAACTCCTCATGAACTTAAAAGctcagcaaaatatttatttgcGACAAGCTGCAGTTCAGGAAGCCACTACAAAGGCAAGTTATGTTCTGGCATTTAAAATCGCTAAACAAAACAAGCCTTTTGCTGAAGGGAAGTTtttgaaagaatgcatggttGACGTTTCTGGCATGCTGTGCCCGGACTACCAAAACAAATCTGAGAACATTAGTTTGTCATTATTCGCCGTGTAGAAGTGATTGATGAACATTTGGCTTCCAAATTGAACAAGAAATCACAGGACTTTACGTTTGTTTTCATTAGCTCTCGATGACAGCACTCACATTAAGGACACGGCACAGTTACTGAGGAATTTGTCAGTACTTTGTCAGAGGAATTGATGAGAAATTTGAAATCACGGAGGAATTTTTATCAATGGAATCAATGAAAGGCACAACTAAGGGATCGGATTTATACGAGAGGGTGCCTGGGTGCCTTGAACATCTGAAGCTGCCCTGGAAAACTGGAAAATGTAACCACAGATGGATCACCAACTTTAACTGGGAAAAACGTAggacttttaaaaagaattcagGACAAAGTAAAAGAAGACTACCTTGATAAAGAGGTGATTTTTCTGCATTGTATTATACATCAGGAGGCCGTCTGCAAAAATGTCCTGGACATTGATCATGTTGTTCGCACAGTAGTGAAAATAGTGAACTACATAAGAGCAAGGGGACTTAATTATTGGCAATTCACTTCCCTTCTTGAAGACACTGATGCCGAACACCAGGACTTATTTTATCATACAAATGTGGGCTGGCTCAGCCTAGGAAAGGTATTGCAGCAAGTGTGGGAGCTCAGAGATAAAATTCTTACTTCTCTGGAGATGCACGGGAAAGAAaatgatttccctgaattaaaGAATTCAAACTGGGTGTGTGACCTCACTTTTGGTGTGGATATCTTGGCACATTTAAATGAACTTAATGGAAACCTGGAAGGAAataatgtgtttgtacagaaatTGTATTCTAGTGTGACAGCTTTCAAAGCCAAGTTAGTcttgttttcaaaacaaattaagGACAAAGTGTTCGCTCACTTTCCAACAGTGAAATACTTGGAAATGTCACCAGAGCAGagagaaaattacagcaaaattttGAGTGACTTGCATGGAGAATTTTCACATCAATTCTCTGACTTTGAGAAGACAAAGAAGACACTGGAGCTGGTGTCATGCCCACTGTCACTTCACtacaagaaagccccacaagaaTTACAATTGGAGCTCATTGATCTCCAGTGCGATTCCACCTTGAAGGAAAAGTACAATTCAGAAAAACTGGAAGAGTTTTATGCCTCCTTGAGTGAAACAAAGTTCCCAAATATCCGCAAGGTGACACAGAAAATCCTTGTTTTGTTCAGTTCCACCTATGTGTGTGAACAAATATTTTCCCTGCTGAATTACAACAAATCTCGCTACAGATCCCAGTTAACTGACCAGCATCTCAGCTCAGTATTGCGGATTTCCACAACAAGAATGCAACTGGACTTTGATGCCATTGTAAAAAAGGGTGACCAGCTGCACTGTTCACATTAATCAAAGAGGGCGTGGAAAGGGGTTAAGTTTGGTTTAATTATTGTAATACATTGTTATGATGGTATATTTATAATAGTAAGTAAGGTTTTACGTTTATTTccactaaaatgtatctttattaAATAACGTTTATTTGAATATCTCTGAATTGTTAATTTCGTGAGCGTTCATGGCCAgccatataatttccatacccagatgcagccctcaggccaaaaagtttgcccaccccggcaTAATACCTAAGGGagagtttgtaaagcacttcacaTAATATGTTCAATACGTTGAGCCTAATTcatctctcatttacactggtgtaaaagcagtcagagatcagaatcaggtcccttCAGTGCAGTGCCCTTTCTAGTAATCCCAGTGAAATAAATGGCTACACTCCTGCGGACATCAGTGAAAGCTGGACCACACGCTATATGTACAGCAAAGCCAGTACGAAGGGCTCAATCCcactcccactgacgtcaatgttaaaactcccactgatttcagccaGATCAGAACTGGAACCCACAGTCTTAGGGCAGGtttacactaccgcttaagtccATCTAACTTAcggcgctcaggggtgtgaaaaaaagacacaaacaccGAGTGACACAAGTTACAGCAACCCAAGCGCTATCCACACTGGcactatgccaacgggagaacgCTTCCCTGTCAgcacagagcatcttcaccagacgtgctacaGCGGCACTGGTGCCCCAGTGTAGAGCTTCTAGGTTGGCCCTGCCCTTAGATATTATAGCATAGTATATTGAGAGAGGGACTGACACCTAGGGTACGGGTACATAAAGAAGTTTTCTAAAAGTGCCATAGGATCTTAAAGTGAGACAAGTAGCAGGAACTTATGCCATGTTTACACGATGGCTGCTAGAGTGCACAGCTGCAGGGCTGCAGTATGCCACTATAGGGTGTAGTGTACACATGGATGGAAGGGGCTATTCCATTGATGtaggtcagtgtttcccaaacttgggacgtcgcttgttcagggaaagcccctggcggccggtacgtcccttggcccgcgtagcttcccgcagcccccattggcctgcagcggcaaaccacggtcagtgggagccgcaatcggcctaacctgcggatgcagcaggtaaacaaaccggcctggcccgccaggggctttccctgaacaagcagtgtcccaagtttgggaaacactgatgtaGATAATCCACTTCCCCGAGCAGTAACAACTAGCtcgacagaagaatttttccattgacctagctgtgtctacaccaggagttgaGGGGCTTAATTACTCTACTCAGGAGTGTAAATTTTTTCCATCCTTGGGTGATGTATCTCGGTTGATGTAAATTTTAAGTGGAGACCAGGGCTTAGCTAAACATCTTACCTGAAGGCTGTCGCACCTTCACAGAGCAAAATTATTTGCTTCCCAGCTCCCGTCACCACCATTACTATTGCATTGTTTTGTCACACTGGTAGATATGACATTTATtagatttgaatttttttccaaacGGATGcctaataaacatttaaaataaatttacacCTATATTTGAATTTGGAATCCTTTTCTAGAATAGTATGAAGAGAACTAATTACATGGGCCATGGATCTCTTGAGAAGACACAAAATAGCAATGTCTATTGTACCCCTCACCATCTCCATTCATTATTACTATTTGTACTACGGTAACATCTAAAATCTTATTGAGCTAGGCAGTGTAAAAATGAAAAGTGAATAACAGTTGTTGTCCCAAACAGCTTtggcacagatttttaaagaaagctaggtgcttttgaaaaatcacactGGGCATCTATCTACATTTTTAGGtgttaaatacttttaaaaagctGGCCCTTACAATCTAAGGGTAGATTTACACTTACAGTAGCGTGTAGAGAACAGACACTGCATACTCAGCTGGCATGAGTTTAAAGAGCAGGGTCCATGGTGAGGCACAGCTTAGGCGAGTAGAATAGAAGCATGCCAGAACCTGAGGGTAGATACTCTACACGGCTCTCTTCAGGCCCCAAGCAGTGCATGCCACATGTACACTGCTACtgttagcagtgtagtgtccctctggttcccctctgccagagccatTCCCCAtagcagggaaagactctggccaTGGGAAGATGCTCTGGCAgaggagaggcagtggggaaaggctccaggagcttcctgctgctggagactGCCCCATCTGCCTTCCCCCGGCAGTGCCTTTCACTgctgcatgtagctacacattcCCTATATGTTGCCACCAGTGGACAAGGACTATACTGATAATATAGTCAAAAGAGTagctgggaaaacagaggcatAGAGAGGGGATGttacttgcccaagttcacagagcaagttaatggcagagctgggaagataAAGTAGGTCTCTTGGATCCCAGTTCAGTACCCTATCACTAAACCACATGCCCCTTTTCACTGAGCTCTTATTTAACTGACCCTATTCTGTAGTGTATATTAAAACACACTTTTAATATTACTTCAGTTTAGACATTTGACTGCTGTCACACTAAAGTTATCAAtgctacaaaaatatttttcctccttttactTGATTAGAAAATTAATGCAAAGTTAATCACAGAGTGTAATATATGTTAATGTGCTAAAACAGACAGCCATGGCTTAATCATGCAAAATTAAATGTTCTCACTTCAGTACAAGGGTGAAGATTAGTGGCTGTGAGTGCGGTCAAGAATGACATAACCAAACATAAATCTAATTATGTTACAACTTGCCAAGAAATTCTGTAAATTACAACATACGCATAAATTCTGGGTAAGAGAAATATTCTCTCCATTGGTTGGCTTCTGCAAAACATATTCATATTCGGGCTAAGATACATCAGAATCAGACCTGTTGTTTATTTAGTTGGATGCAACTGAAGTGATACTGAGTACAAATAAACCTCAGTTATTAATAATCTTGaactgtaagaaaaaaaaaagtctatcctcctcaaaaataaatatttaatatgcaGTTAAAATGAAATAACACCTAAAATTAACTACCCATGAATCTCTATTTCTTCTCtagaaaaatattcaataaattaCATTACAGACATATTAAGCAGGATAGGTTTTCTTGCCTTTAACATTGCCAGGGTCACAGCTTTTCTGGTAGCTTTTCCAGTCTTTAGTTCTCCCGATCCATCCGACCCGGATAAGGTATCAAATACTTCATCAATATCTGTCTTTTCCTCAGGAAGAAACCTTGAAAGGTGATTCTCATAGCAACTGCTTTCCACATTTCCCATCTTTTCAAAAAAGTGATGGAATCCTAtgaggaagaagaaaggaaaaaagaaggaTAAAAGCATGGGAAAAACAagtaatttgggggggggggggaatacctcAACACTGAATAGAAAAAACTCCTCACATATATGTGCAAGTTTTgtgaaggggatggggggaatagTCAAATTAGTCATAATATATCGCTGCTAGGACGCTGTGAAAGCAAAGACTGAacacacttgaagaagaaaaatgtgaacattaaatatgattttaaaaaaatatatgtagtGTAAGTTGCACACTGAACCCACCCTTTCTACCAATACAAACATCATTTGGGGCTTATCAAATGGAAAAACCAGTATGATTTAATGATTAAATTAGCGTCAACAGAGTTAATGTAAAACTGTCAGTTGGAACACATCAGGAAATGCAAGTGAAGAAGTTGGTTATGGAATCGTTTTGATGGATTATGCTATTTCTTTCTGATGGGTTTACGGGCTGAAGCCAGCTCTGCTAATAATACATGACAGGAAAAAAACCATCGGTCATAAGTAGGGTCTCACTGAAGAACACTGAAGATAATTTTTTTCTATAGACTGACTTCATAATTAATTCAAACAGCAGCCAAGGAAAATAATGTGACAATGCACTCAGAGATAAGGGCTCAATAACCTGGTTCGTATGGTGCTGGTAACTCATGAGAGATGATACCCAACCCACAGGACTATTATGTTAAACAACACCCCTGTACTGTATAGACTAGACTCTCCAATGTTAACATAAGTTCCCATACTATTTAGGTAGGTAACCTCCTTGACAATATCTTGACTAGCAGACACTTCCTCTGCAAAGGATTAAGGGAATGGTGCCTTAGTGTCTAATTTTGAACAAGACAGTTATTAAGGATTCTCAGCAAATGAACAGGCCTAGCCCTGGCAGCACAAAGGGACAGCTCCAACCCACATGAAACCAGTTCTCTCCAGAGCTCGAGAGGAAGAGAAAATCTTCAAAAGGAGAATAGCCTTTTAAAAACTCAAAGGCGGAGAACTTTAAAAGGGAGGAACAAAAGGGACAGGACATACTTTTGGAAAAAGAGGGGACCTTCTAAGTTGCCAAAGCACCATCTGAGGCTTCACCAGAAGTGTGGTCCAAGAAAAAGGGGAGTTGGAACCCTGAAAGGACACTGGCCAAAATCCCAAAGAATGCTCAAGAGTGaccaggaaactgaggcagagagtttgTGACCAGGAAGTGTGTCAGAGATGCCACAGATGGTGGCTAGAGCCTACCCAGTGACCAGGGGGAGCTCAAAATCACACAGGCCCAGCATGTGGGTCCAAATACAGCAGCCAGGTTGTGTTTCCAATAGGAGGAGCTTTACCAGGGCTATGACACCTATTAAGGGATTCATTTTCATCCTACATGCCCATTAAAGCTAATGGTGTGTACATAAAAATATCAAGATGGCAGACTCTGAAACATTAAACAGATGACTCAGTCATCTAATCACATCAACCTGAAATGACAAaaagaatgattttttaaaaaaaataataacagaTCAAATGTTAGTCTACATCTCCTagaccagattctgatttcagttatacAAGAGTACACTTGGAGTGAATCTACCCATTTCAGAGcctccagatttacatcagcgTCACCAAACTGAAAGCCTAGTCTGAATTTCATTAAAGAtgtgttttattcatttttaagcaTTTCATTTAACCTTtaagacaaaataaaatatatacaagGATCAGTCACCACACAGAAGTGCATACACTTAACACATCCCAGTACTACTCACTGATTTATGTTAAAGTGCACAGCCACATCCTCTACTGGTGGtataaacatgtttttaaaccaACAGCAAAACAGCAGTTCTTTTTATCAAACGAGGTCTCCTAATGGAAATACAAATTCATGACCAGCGTATGAAAACGATGAATAATGACATTACTACAGAGTGCAGGTCTCTTAAGACAGTCTAAGAGAAGGTATCAAGAGTGACAGAAACAGGACTTCTTTGATGTAAAAGACCTAAAAATCTACTCCTCTTGGGCTATATACTGCAGGCCGAATTCTCCATTCCCCTACACGCTCTTGATGCTGCTCCGGAGGTGTAAAAGAGTCATAAAAGGTACTGGATCTGCCCACTGGGAAAGATCCTTACATAGAGGTTTCCTTGGCTAACATATAGCCAACATAACCAGATCTTTGCCATCTTCCTTCACAACTGCCATCATAAGCAACATATTGGAAGTAGGAGGTTAATCTAAGTGCTGCTTTGCTCCAGCTACCCTCAGTTGCCTCAAGAGCCACTAATGGGCCACAGCCACTAGGGGGCACAGTTATGAGGCTGTCCTAACTAGGCTGTGAGTGAGATGCCTCACAGtataaagagaaacaaaataggtgaggtaatatcttctctTAGTCCACTACAATATATTTACCttacccacat is from Caretta caretta isolate rCarCar2 chromosome 12, rCarCar1.hap1, whole genome shotgun sequence and encodes:
- the MEAK7 gene encoding MTOR-associated protein MEAK7 isoform X1, which codes for MTAGFHHFFEKMGNVESSCYENHLSRFLPEEKTDIDEVFDTLSGSDGSGELKTGKATRKAVTLAMLKARVQEALPEQMTFRLYSGMKSVDLTGKSSGSSEQIVKEQFIIFMSALLKGNVEEKSSIIMRMISSTEGPVKGKQIQEFTEDVITSVVHVLSYRNLLKGWNLGKTQDPTSGVKVLASQLLSELKLEDRKKLAGPPLMDAMCDQSTIANWVFQVPLISTFLSVIIRQGLLVLHSLPDQANNIVNLIPKCKGIKGSGFVSLLDIPSIIYINSHLPSELQHKWRLLFSSRVHGESFSQLCGQIINKGPCILILKDLDGYIFGGFASESWEVKPQFQGDNRCFLFSISPSLMVHTYTGYNDHYMYLNHGQQTIPNGLGMGGQHDYFGLWIDSNYGKGHSKAKPRCTTYNSPQLSANENFTLDAMEVWAVGDLPESAVIKGKKSILDTDPEAQALLEMTGKSRQSDGLREQIEEDDDN
- the MEAK7 gene encoding MTOR-associated protein MEAK7 isoform X2, which gives rise to MGNVESSCYENHLSRFLPEEKTDIDEVFDTLSGSDGSGELKTGKATRKAVTLAMLKARVQEALPEQMTFRLYSGMKSVDLTGKSSGSSEQIVKEQFIIFMSALLKGNVEEKSSIIMRMISSTEGPVKGKQIQEFTEDVITSVVHVLSYRNLLKGWNLGKTQDPTSGVKVLASQLLSELKLEDRKKLAGPPLMDAMCDQSTIANWVFQVPLISTFLSVIIRQGLLVLHSLPDQANNIVNLIPKCKGIKGSGFVSLLDIPSIIYINSHLPSELQHKWRLLFSSRVHGESFSQLCGQIINKGPCILILKDLDGYIFGGFASESWEVKPQFQGDNRCFLFSISPSLMVHTYTGYNDHYMYLNHGQQTIPNGLGMGGQHDYFGLWIDSNYGKGHSKAKPRCTTYNSPQLSANENFTLDAMEVWAVGDLPESAVIKGKKSILDTDPEAQALLEMTGKSRQSDGLREQIEEDDDN